The region CCATGCCACAGATGGCACCTTTTGACCAAATAACCATTGGGTGTGTGGTGTGATTTTTGAATGAAAAGTGATGAGAAAAGGTTTAAAGCACTCCCACGCATGCCTTGCTCCTTGTTCAGCTCACatagccaatcctgcccccctctcaggCTTGATCTGCCACCCtgaccactctcccccacccaaaacaaccccttctctcctccaatctgccctcttgccaccctctcccagcccccaccAGCCTGCTTGGGCCGACACAAACATACTTTCTCAGAGAGTGGATGTGGCCTGTGGGAGCTGGTACACATCCTTGCACTTGCTCAGCCTGCTCTAGagtaggtgcaaacatgctttatggcacatttgtgatattCCTCGGCTGGCgcaggaggcctgtgccagcACTAGTGCTGTGAATTGTGCTCCTATTCTACTGCCTGATCGCAAGAAGAAATATCAGCAGACCTAATATTGAATGCCTCGTCATCTCTGAGCTGTCTCAGTCCCTTTGTCCTGGAGGACAGCTAACCATCCACCTTGGAAATTACAGCAGGTCCAGAGAGAAAGCAACTCATAGCACCTGCGTTACTGCAAACAAGTGCAGAGTCATCAGGGAATTGAAGCCAGCAAAGCCAGCAGCTCCAGAGGCGGCAGCGCACCCACTGCCCAATGGGGAGTGGGCGCCAAGGGGGGCCACAGCAGTGCAGCCCACAGTAGCAGACCCATTGATATTTCTTAATGCAGACAAGGCACTTGGTTAGTCATTGTCTGAAGCAAtgtaattcaattcaattcagcGCAGTcagtcccctgctaactgggcaagaggcacttgttcaagtgaggtgcctcttttatttagtagggaGAGAGTAACAGTCCTTCTTCACCAAGCCTTACAGGTTCGCTGAAACCTGTAAGGGAAGGGCTAGTTCGTAAATAACCTGGGAGTATCTGTGATATCACTATCAAGAAGCATTGCCCTTGTGCCACCAACCCCTTAATCTGAGTGAGAGGTGGCACTTGCCTGAGAGCCTCCAGAAATGATCTAACAGGGCAGGctagaatgtatgggagaaggtggtcccttaGACAACCTAATTCCAAAACGTGAAGTCGTTTAAAGGTCAATACTCGCACTTTGAATTGGAAATGAACAGGCAGTGATGCCCAGGATTCTGAAGATCACAATTGTGAGACCTCTTCAAAAGAAATCTTAGAGATAAAGATTTATTACCAGCGCAACCCtcaaataaatgcaccagactggGGCTTGGATTTAAAACTCGGCCACTTTATTGATCGTTAagttacagcagggtgactggggtagtTGACTAAACTCCCAGTCCTAAGTTGTGCGGGGTCGTTAATAGGGGGAAAAGAGCCTAGTcgtctacctcccccaaggtcaAAGGGAGAAACCATCCAACTCGAGGTTGTCACCAGACATGCAGCATACGACAACCTGTCAATGTCGCCCAAATGGttaaaacagcaggactggtggCCCGCAGGTCAATTCTTGCCAGGCgtgccagtccagtcaaaggggtttgccagccagcctctttgagCCAGGAAGGCATCATGTGAGTagtactggctcaccccttgaccttgctgtcttagacgGACACCGGGGTGTGTCTACCTACCCTGACCCCGCATGCTTCATGCCACCAGGGAGGACAGCCTACTGCTTGTCCTTCCCTTCCCCACTAAATATAAATCACTTCAAACCCTGCTGCAAGTCAGTCAGAAAAATGTCATAGCCCAGCAGGGAAAGATGAACCCCATTGCTGCAGAAAAGAGTGGGACTGGTCCAAACTATTTTGGGATGGTAGATAATAGACCCACCCATGGCCGCCacaaccctccccaggtaatcattcaCTCGGCGCTTACCCACATTGACACAGCATATGCTGCGGGTGCCCCTCCAAACCCTTCTAGGAAGAAGGTTAGACCACAGGATCGAAATCCCGGGAAACCAGCTACGGATGGTGAGAAAATCCTTATGGCCCTGCAGCCTCAAGGACAAAGTTGTCCTCTGACAGAGgtagttttctcccagatgtacAATAATTACCTGGGGTGGCGGATGGTTAGAGACATATTTGTATATCATGGGCAGGAATTGCCCCCAGCACATGCCTCTTTGGGTCAGCCAGACTATGCTGTCGTGACCAACTAACCCCAGCTGCGACCTGAAGCTGGTGGACATTGCATGCTTCCTGGCCCAAAAAACGATAGAGTGCCTGATGATCAGAGTCTGAATGAGCAGTGGCCACTGTGGAATTGCCAAGGCAAAAGGAACAGTAAGAAACAGAAAACGGTGCCTTAATTAGGTAAACTTACGACTCTGCAAACATGACCACGTGGTCAACTTGGCAAAAGCCCAGAGAGCACCCGAAACTGGAGGGTCCCCATCCACTAGCACTGTCTGGCTAAGAAACTGTATGGCCCAACATCCCCCTAAGGCCACACAGGGAAACCAACTAGCCAATCTCAATctaccctttctgatggactaaggcaggggtactcacacatttttggctcgaaggctactttgaaacccagcaaggcccggagatctaccagagttttttacaatgttcgcgccatcataacatataatatttatgtgtacaatgtatgttggtgtaccttgcataaccgcatgagccaatattgcacaacacaacataattaactataaacattttttgtaattacttgagtttactttgatgacttgcactgaagtgaatcagccaaggatgcatagtccggacagtagctgctgacagccagcctcaagcacacttccaaatgttcatcagtcatagTGGACCAATatttggacttaatgatcttcatgtaggaaaaggctaactcacataaataagtggagcccttcctgcctcaggtgctcttatatccctgagggccctattgccttcaagtggctgcagctgtgcagcacactctgctggatgcccaggccttacccttaaaggggccactgctgacaccacatctacctcctcaccagatcttccttgattccattacaagtggggggggggggagagcagatctctatacagaccagcgcaaaaacaagggaaaggtgtgggggagggaagatctctatatagacatcacagcaagaccagtgcaaaaccccttgcacacagaaccaacagatggaagtggtggggggggcagatctccatacataccagtgcaaaaacaggggaaaggtaagtcatccccaggagagtcaacagggctcactcccagggatgcgtggatgggagagaagcctgccagcggctcctctccaggactactcacgagtcagccccagtagagtcaacagggctcactcccagggatgcgtggacaggagctcactcccagggatgcgtcactcccagggcagggctcactcccaggtcagggctcactcccagggatgcgtggatgggagagaagcctgcgatcgactcattttgcctcacgatcgactggtagatcgcgatcaatttattgagcacccctggactaaggtatgttcgcctacttgcgagtaaacacacgatatggctcggtttcactttccacagggctccatgcattttttggtttccagttttttggccataacctttgatggaaagggGATAGTTTACTCCTTGTGtttccattgcattctactggaaattccacattcaatggTATGTAGCGtgatggggttattcataacctccacaatgttagcgatgttgagTCAGTTGTGGTATCAGCCCACCAAGGCTGATATCTGGGGCGGACCACCCCCCACaactcactagctatgccactgtgtcttCCTGCCACATTGAACAAACCTCTCTGCCTCGACTGCAGAAAACTTAATGGGATTGAGCTACAACATGGTCATTTAAAAGGGAACCCTGATTTTCCATACATACTGTTTGCAAAGAAGTCCTATGTGTGCAGTGTGGCTGAAGCTCAAGGAGGAGTGCAAGGCAGTAAGTATCCCACCAAGCAGCAGGAAggtgtttggggcagggggaaggtggagatggGGCCAAACTGGGTGTGTTGGAGGGGCATAGGCCTAGGAGCAtagacagtggcagaggctgatgctgaatcctatcccccctcctgagcctcagAGCCTGACTCAGGTccccttggttctgtgccagctaaatagaacTTTAGAGGAATTGGGGGAGAGGGAATTGAGGTGAGGAGGCTGtgggatcctattcccctttccttttgtttctctgccccttttctcttctcggacttgtgctaaaaaaattgctagcacaggtagGTGGAATCCCATGGTGCAACGGGAGGCTTATACAGAGGTAacgggatttaaatcctctttccctgctgaagcatcctgatctgccttcccccccccactgcatacactttttggtgtggctgcatcagtggggggactagaattggactgttaaacATTTGAATGCATAAAGTGTGaaacttaaacacacacacacacacacacacacacaactgaccAGTAGAGGTTCTCAGAAGAGCTTCTGCAATTGTATTTGCCATAGTGATTGAGAATTAAGCTCTCTTGGTTGTTCTTACATATACTATCTagggaagtgtttctcaaactagggtactaccagtggtacttggggtggtgtctggtggcactcgcaggacccctgaacACCTATGCCCTGGCAACAGACCAAGAACATGCAACCAACAGTGGCAATAGGTCtggctcagggggcagagctccaaagcatgcttttccacacctGAGGAAGCCCTCTTGTCTACCCTAAGTCTTTtagtggtgtttgttgcatcgcatctaGCAGCCCGacatggaagtaactggcaattatatcATCGCCAGTtagttctggtggtactttgaataggtggaccatgtgaagttgtaTGGTGGACAGAccttgaggaacactgctctagggacaGCATCTGGTTAAACGTATTAGCTATAGTAAAGACAAGCAAGTTAACTGTTCCCTGTGTGCCTCTGCTGCTTAGTTGTACTGGGCTCTGGAGACCAAGTCTCCAGGAACACCAGACATGATGACATCTTTGCCTGCCATTGTAGACAGAAAATTGCAGGGTTGCAATATTAATCCAATAGCTGGACTTCTCATTCAATCTTCATCGGTGGTTGGATACAGACCCAGATGTATGAGCTGGTTGGAGAAGAATATGTGTATGGAAATGCAAATATCCCTGAAGAAAAGCAGTACATACCTTGTACATACTGAACAGTCGTGGTACCTGAGTAGTTTTCCTAGTGGCTATATATTTACATAACTATATTATTTGTAAGTGACCCTGTCACTTCAGGAGAAAATCCTTAATATAGATGCTGTATACATTGGTTGGAACCTGTTTCTGCTGCAATCTGATATACACCTACCTGGAATTAAGCTTTATTGAACTGAGTGGAAATTACATTTGAGTACACAATGGGACACTGTACCTGCATAGGGTGTATGTACATACACAGAACTGTGCTGTTTAGACTACAGCATTGATTTGCAATGCATCAAGCACAGTGGCAGCCCACCAGCCATGAGATATCCTAACATTGGACCACACACCTCTTTTTGCAGTTCTGGCTAACTAGCAAACTTAGGATTCATTGATCCCCTCGGGAAACCACCAATATTTGGCTGTTATCCTGACTTGTCTTTTGGATTTGCAGGTATCCAGGATTGGAaaacttgaggaaggacagactggattaatggactgaggaattgatgtcTAATGGACAggtggaactgctgatggactgatgtgtgaatgaactttggaagctgctggagctgaaactactggagacactaagactgatgtttggctgctgtgcccaagacctgctgaggtccaaggggctgctgtagtggtgggaggctgctggcaggaaggaggacctttgtaggttaaacaggtgagctactctggtggggggggggggtccagcagtactgcagggcagaaccaggaccatttttgaggaaagaaggagagctaattagctaaaagtgggcataattctccaggcagagcttggactgggaaacTGGCAGAATATGCTGATGTCAGAATGACAGTCTCTTGAACAATTTTAGTGTGATAGTTTCTTTCCAGTCCATCATCAGTCTTCTTCTTGTAAAATGGGTGTAATTGCAATGGCTGCTGGCAGTGCGTAACTTTCCTGCTGCCACAGTGTCATCAATGGACCACAGATTGACAGCAAACCGCATGATATGGTGGTGGACCCTGGGATCTGCCACCATACTTCACAGATCTAATTTGACTATAAGTAGTCCTAGTGAATTAGCAACATCTCCAgacatcaattaaaaaaaaattatgaacattttatataaatttactAGCTATCTGTCAGATTTGCTTTGACTGCAGCTCAAAATATGTTATTCTGAAAATGTGACATTTGTGATGAAATCCAAAAAGCCTCTGTTGTGTGCGTGCATGGGGCCTCTCAACATTTGCACAAGTGGGCATTCCAGTGTAGGACTTTGCCTTGGAGTCTCAGGCACTCAGGCACCAATACTGAAGTGCAACGTTCAGATAATCAAGAAAATAAGTGAACAGAGAAGACATTATCACTTGAAACATTGTCACTATCGTAATCACAAATGTGTTACTAAATCAGGATGTAGTTGTTGAAGGTTTCTATCTGTTTCTTTATACAGATCATAGCACATTGAATGCAAAATGTCCAACAAGACTGAAAAAACAGTTTTCCTGCCCCTGCAATTCTCAGACCTTCGGGAATTTCAGATCCTGCATTTTGTGACATTCCTGCTGTTGTACTTGGGGATTGTCTcagggaaccttctcatcatcgCTGCAGTAGTTTTTGATCATCACCTACACAGACCCATGTACTTCTTTTTAATGAACTTGGCCATACAAGATGTTGGGTTTGTGTCAGTCTTAATCCccaaatccatggccaattccCTCATGAACACCAGGCACATCTCTTATGCTGGATGTGTTACTCAAGTCTTCCTATTCGTGTACTTTTTAGGATCtgatttcctcctcctcacagtCATGGCGTATGACCGGTATGTTGCCATTTGCAGTCCATTACAATATGAAATGATCATGAGCAGGGAAGTCTGTATGCAAATAATTGCTATCCTATGGTTGGCAGTTTTTCTGTACTCAGTGCTGCACACCGGTGGCACTTTTGCAAGTCCTTTCTGCTCCAACATTGtcaaccagttcttctgtgaaatcccacaaTTACTAAAGCTTGCCTGTTCTGACTTGTACCTAATTGAAATTGGAATTGTTATGTTCAGTATTTTTGTTTGCTTAGCatgttttattttcattgttgtaaCCTATGTGCACATCTTCAAGGCAGTGCGGAGAATCCGTTCTGTGCAAGGCAGGAAAAAAGCCTtctcaacttgccttccccacctcactgTTGTCTCCATATTTGTGTCTACTGTATGTTTTGCCTACCTGAGACCCTCCTCTGACAATCCATCACATCTGGATGTAGCAATAACTATTGTGTATTGTGTTGTTCCACCCCTGCTGAACCCTGTGATCTATAGCATGAGAAACAAGGAGATCAAAAGTGCTATGCGAAAACTATTGGGTTTTTGAACATCTAGAAATGGTATCATCTGGTGAAAGTGTGAATTATGAATGCTCTTATTTAGGCTTAGTGTTAGAGAGGGGTAGCTTGGGGCTCCTTTGCAGCTGGAAACCCAAAGGGGTCAAAATCACAATCTGCAGCATTTCTGAGGTGTGGGTCGTCCCACGGGAGGGTCTGCGGGTCCATCTGCTGGAGGGCAAGAGCCACCTCTGGTAAGTGCAATTTCCCCCTGTGCCAGTGTGATAGCAGGAGTGCTGGTGCCACCCCCCTCTCTCGCAAACACCAAACTCTCCTAGAAAATTTGGGATTCTCTGGCTTAGACACTGCCTTCCAATGCAGAGCCTCTGTCCTTGGCATTCTGCTTTGGGAGGCTTTGCAAGCGAATATGTTTTCAGCACTCTTGTTTAGGGCAGAGGCGGATTCAAGGGGGGGTCATGGCTGCATGTTCCCCTAAGTGTTGCCAGCGGAGAAGAGTGCCCGCCAGAATGGGAACAGCCGAAGCATGGCAGAAAACCCTTGTGTCCCCACTtggaagaggtggaatgggagTCCTGGTCTACCTGCCAGataaatctgggctccaagtccaggtaggagcccagatctatctgccCAGGAAACCGGtcatggaggccaggtctacctgcctggaaaagGTGGCTCCAGGGGTCTGTTGGAATGGGAGCGCAAgcctacctggcaggtagatctgagctccatgtccaggcaggagcccaggtctacccagctggttgacctgggctctggaaatAAGGTAGTGTTCatcacacaacacaacacaaacactggattttCCCCTGGTTTAGGGTGCTTCACCTGCTTC is a window of Tiliqua scincoides isolate rTilSci1 chromosome 5, rTilSci1.hap2, whole genome shotgun sequence DNA encoding:
- the LOC136652915 gene encoding olfactory receptor 14A16-like gives rise to the protein MSNKTEKTVFLPLQFSDLREFQILHFVTFLLLYLGIVSGNLLIIAAVVFDHHLHRPMYFFLMNLAIQDVGFVSVLIPKSMANSLMNTRHISYAGCVTQVFLFVYFLGSDFLLLTVMAYDRYVAICSPLQYEMIMSREVCMQIIAILWLAVFLYSVLHTGGTFASPFCSNIVNQFFCEIPQLLKLACSDLYLIEIGIVMFSIFVCLACFIFIVVTYVHIFKAVRRIRSVQGRKKAFSTCLPHLTVVSIFVSTVCFAYLRPSSDNPSHLDVAITIVYCVVPPLLNPVIYSMRNKEIKSAMRKLLGF